In a single window of the Acipenser ruthenus chromosome 20, fAciRut3.2 maternal haplotype, whole genome shotgun sequence genome:
- the LOC117425472 gene encoding hepatocyte nuclear factor 4-beta-like: MKLSGTVLDLDMADYSVSLDPSYSMLEFDSLRMLSVGTDVLMPDPAPQAAVTNEMGALCSICEDRATGKHYGAASCDGCKGFFRRSVRKNHVYTCRFSRQCVVDKDKRNQCRYCRLRKCFRAGMKKDAVQNERDRISNRRPCWEEADSLSLGILLQAEAMARQFSAPPLPGADITSKKFASVTDVCESMKQQLLLLVEWAKHIPAFCKLPLDDRVALLRAHAGEHLILGVARRSLPYDDILLLGNDFVILMSGPDPEVSRVAARILDELVRPLRELDITDSEFACLKTIIFFDPDCPGVEQCLVVKQLRFQAQILLEDSSSERRGRFGELLLLLPPLQSVAWQMVEQLQLARMVGAAQVDSLLQEMLLGGGVGSRGAIPEYSQPGPPRPLPREPVRANMMLPSNLTSVIHPVPSSAVDRPLSSLPTGSEIYEQDHARILAGSAQILPVPLIPKQEIL; encoded by the exons ATGTTCTGATGCCTGACCCCGCCCCCCAGGCTGCCGTGACCAATGAGATGGGCGCGCTGTGTTCGATCTGCGAAGACCGCGCCACGGGGAAGCACTATGGTGCAGCGAGCTGCGATGGCTGCAAAGGATTTTTCAGGAGGAGTGTTCGCAAAAACCACGTCTACACCTGTCG GTTCAGTCGACAGTGTGTGGTGGACAAGGACAAGAGGAACCAGTGTCGCTACTGCCGTCTGCGGAAGTGTTTCAGAGCTGGCATGAAGAAGGACG CGGTTCAGAATGAGCGGGACCGCATCAGCAATCGCAGGCCCTGCTGGGAGGAggctgactctctctctctgggtattCTGCTGCAGGCTGAGGCCATGGCTCGCCAG ttCTCAGCACCCCCGCTCCCTGGAGCTGACATCACCAGTAAGAAGTTTGCCAGTGTGACAGATGTATGCGAATCCATGAAGCAGCAGCTACTCCTATTGGTGGAGTGGGCCAAACACATCCCAGCATTCTGCAAGCTCCCATTGGATGACAGG GTGGCCCTGCTTCGAGCCCATGCTGGAGAGCACTTGATCCTGGGAGTGGCACGGCGCTCCCTGCCTTACGATGACATCCTGTTGCTGG GTAATGACTTTGTCATCCTGATGAGCGGGCCGGACCCTGAGGTGTCTCGAGTGGCCGCACGCATCCTGGACGAGCTGGTCCGGCCGCTGAGAGAGCTGGACATCACTGACAGCGAGTTCGCCTGCCTGAAGACCATCATCTTCTTCGACCCCG aCTGCCCTGGTGTGGAGCAGTGCTTGGTGGTGAAGCAGCTGCGGTTCCAGGCCCAGATTCTGCTGGAGGACTCGTCCAGTGAGCGGCGTGGCCGGTTTGGAGAGCTGCTGCTCTTGCTGCCCCCCCTGCAGAGTGTGGCCTGGCAGATGGTGGAGCAGCTCCAGCTGGCTCGGATGGTAGGGGCGGCCCAGGTGGACAGCCTGCTGCAGGAGATGCTGCTCGGGGGGGGAGTAG GAAGTCGAGGTGCCATCCCAGAGTACTCACAGCCTGGACCTCCACGTCCACTGCCCCGTGAACCTGTGAGGGCTAATATGATGTTGCCTAGCAACCTTACCTCTGTAATCCACCCTGTACCAAGCT cTGCTGTGGATaggcccctctcctctctgccaaCAGGAAGTGAGATATATGAACAAGACCATGCCCGCATACTTGCTGGCTCTGCCCAGATTCTGCCAGTGCCACTCATCCCGAAACAAGAGATACTCTGA